One part of the Nostoc sp. PCC 7120 = FACHB-418 genome encodes these proteins:
- a CDS encoding RAMP superfamily CRISPR-associated protein yields MHKQFVNHCTIDLTIIPDGPILIKSGREGADPTKPQMEFVETFHNGKSIIYLPGSSLKGAIRAHAERIVRTVGHPEYEKPSNTELVWANNPLDTDKYDYLYENPQAEQGVKKKLSAPRIYKESSFTDQIFGNIAIASRFRIEDAYPDTSVPLKIEERNGVAIDRVFGSVAHGPFDYQVCTAGAFKTKIHLKNFSLAQLGLIALVLRDLNAGWFGIGFAKSRGLGIVRLEYNSAVVQYPGCILDNNNQIYSFGSSTPWDKIYLLGAGKFLRGDNANPYNFPTNDTEKQEVKNVVLTAMDFKFGVELRWDGENGVRDLFTKAVAAWSHLLQNGGAVCAS; encoded by the coding sequence ATGCACAAGCAATTTGTTAACCACTGCACAATTGACCTGACAATTATTCCAGATGGCCCTATCTTGATTAAATCTGGTCGGGAAGGTGCAGACCCCACGAAACCCCAGATGGAATTTGTCGAAACTTTTCACAATGGTAAATCCATAATTTATTTACCTGGGAGTTCGCTTAAAGGTGCAATTCGCGCCCATGCTGAACGTATTGTGAGAACGGTAGGTCATCCTGAATATGAAAAACCATCTAATACGGAACTGGTTTGGGCGAACAATCCTTTGGATACCGATAAATATGATTATTTATACGAAAATCCTCAAGCTGAACAAGGGGTAAAAAAGAAATTATCTGCACCGAGAATCTACAAAGAATCGTCATTTACTGACCAGATATTTGGTAATATTGCGATCGCCAGCCGTTTCCGCATTGAAGATGCCTATCCTGATACTTCAGTACCACTCAAAATTGAAGAACGTAACGGTGTCGCCATTGATAGAGTATTTGGTTCAGTAGCACACGGGCCTTTTGATTATCAAGTCTGCACTGCTGGCGCGTTTAAGACCAAAATTCACTTAAAAAACTTTTCCCTGGCCCAGTTGGGATTAATTGCATTGGTGTTACGTGACTTAAATGCTGGCTGGTTTGGTATTGGGTTTGCCAAATCACGGGGTTTGGGTATAGTTCGTCTAGAGTACAACAGTGCTGTTGTCCAGTATCCTGGCTGCATATTGGACAATAACAACCAAATTTATTCATTTGGCAGTTCAACACCTTGGGATAAAATTTATCTCTTAGGGGCTGGGAAGTTTTTACGAGGTGATAACGCTAATCCCTATAATTTCCCAACTAACGACACAGAAAAACAAGAAGTAAAAAATGTTGTCTTAACAGCAATGGATTTTAAATTCGGTGTAGAACTGCGTTGGGATGGTGAAAATGGTGTCCGAGATTTATTTACTAAAGCTGTTGCTGCTTGGAGTCACTTGCTGCAAAACGGAGGTGCGGTATGTGCTTCGTAG
- the csx7 gene encoding type III CRISPR-associated RAMP protein Csx7, with amino-acid sequence MFEIFKNRLEIIGILETVTALRISAGRSTEPIGSDLPVIKDAFGRPLIPGSSLKGALRSRLESFLRGIHHDFAANPAQETEWSIPPDEMASVKERIKNLTPQEKEAQLHEYIINNTDLVSSLFGSPWLASKFQIRDLTVSKPDDNWFGQYQERDGVAIDRDTETAGDGKLYDFQVVPAGTPFIFHAVIENAAEWELGMLMIGLHQFQTEQIPLGGGRSRGLGVVKLIIEDMKWVDVRDENYKRDKNYKPQTDPKKVQDYLKSLINNSSNSTSSDIDSQSLKQAWADAFINHLASELQKRTNTTATSSH; translated from the coding sequence ATTATCGGTATCCTTGAAACTGTTACAGCTTTGAGAATCAGTGCTGGACGTTCTACAGAACCAATTGGCTCAGATTTGCCAGTTATTAAAGATGCTTTTGGTAGACCATTAATCCCCGGTTCGAGTTTAAAAGGTGCATTACGTTCACGGCTGGAAAGTTTTTTGCGGGGAATTCATCATGATTTTGCTGCTAACCCAGCCCAGGAAACAGAATGGTCAATTCCTCCAGATGAAATGGCTAGTGTTAAAGAGCGTATCAAAAATTTAACCCCACAGGAAAAAGAAGCTCAATTACACGAATATATTATCAACAACACTGACTTAGTTTCTTCACTATTTGGTTCTCCCTGGCTGGCTAGTAAATTCCAAATTCGTGATTTAACAGTTAGTAAACCTGACGATAATTGGTTTGGTCAGTATCAAGAACGTGATGGTGTTGCGATTGATAGAGATACAGAAACTGCTGGTGATGGCAAACTTTATGACTTTCAAGTTGTACCAGCCGGGACTCCTTTTATATTTCATGCAGTGATTGAAAATGCCGCAGAATGGGAATTAGGAATGTTAATGATTGGCTTGCACCAATTTCAAACAGAACAAATTCCCCTTGGTGGCGGACGTTCTCGCGGCTTAGGAGTTGTCAAGCTGATAATTGAGGATATGAAATGGGTCGATGTTCGAGATGAAAATTACAAACGAGATAAGAATTACAAACCGCAAACAGACCCAAAAAAAGTACAAGACTATCTCAAATCTTTGATTAATAATAGTTCTAATTCCACTTCTTCTGATATTGATTCTCAATCTTTAAAACAAGCTTGGGCTGACGCTTTTATTAATCATCTTGCTAGCGAACTTCAAAAACGCACTAACACTACAGCAACTTCTTCTCACTAG